Proteins encoded by one window of Halomonas chromatireducens:
- the murD gene encoding UDP-N-acetylmuramoyl-L-alanine--D-glutamate ligase: protein MLKVPKGMTLVVGLGVSGRAICRHLSRQGVPYMVADTRAVPPSVDDFHAAHPGVEIHCGPLTSLDLSEVEEVVLSPGVDPRTPGLAELAARVRDATGEPLVVGEIALFVRACRAPIAAITGSNAKSTVTTLLGEMALESGRRVAVGGNLGTPALDLLDDEPNADCYVLELSSFQLETTPRLGAETAAFLNLSEDHLDRHGDMAGYRDAKLGIFRGARHGVINADDPMTRPLERLPAQDSFTTQAPQDGEWGIAIHEGGDWLMHGETPLMPVREMRLAGRHNHANALAALAMGHRLEFPMAAMCRVLRRFSGLPHRGEVIAEVDGVRWINDSKGTNVGAALAAIAGLGPTLEGKLILLAGGMGKGADFGPLAEPLARYGREAMLFGLDAERLEKALRGSVSLTLVDDLEAAMARAQAIAEPGDCVLLSPACASLDQFANYQERGEVFRRWVCRLAAEASL from the coding sequence ATGCTGAAGGTGCCGAAGGGCATGACCCTGGTGGTCGGACTCGGTGTGTCCGGTCGCGCTATATGCCGACACCTGTCGCGGCAGGGCGTGCCCTACATGGTTGCCGACACCCGTGCCGTCCCTCCGAGTGTCGACGATTTTCATGCGGCCCATCCCGGGGTGGAGATTCACTGCGGTCCGTTGACATCGCTGGACCTGAGTGAGGTGGAAGAAGTGGTGCTCAGCCCGGGGGTGGATCCGCGCACGCCTGGGCTCGCCGAACTTGCCGCCCGAGTGCGCGATGCTACCGGGGAACCCCTGGTGGTCGGCGAGATTGCACTCTTCGTGCGCGCCTGTCGTGCGCCGATCGCCGCCATCACCGGCTCCAATGCCAAGTCCACCGTCACCACCCTGCTCGGCGAGATGGCCCTGGAGTCGGGCCGGCGCGTGGCGGTGGGCGGCAACCTGGGTACGCCGGCACTGGACCTGCTCGATGACGAGCCGAATGCCGACTGCTATGTACTGGAGCTTTCCAGCTTCCAACTGGAGACCACGCCGCGCCTGGGGGCCGAGACCGCTGCCTTTCTCAATCTCTCCGAGGATCATCTTGACCGGCATGGCGACATGGCGGGCTATCGTGACGCCAAGCTGGGTATCTTCCGGGGTGCCCGGCACGGCGTGATCAATGCCGACGACCCCATGACCCGACCGCTGGAGCGTCTGCCGGCACAGGACAGCTTTACCACCCAGGCGCCCCAGGACGGTGAATGGGGCATCGCCATTCATGAGGGCGGCGACTGGCTGATGCACGGCGAGACGCCGCTCATGCCGGTGCGCGAGATGCGCCTGGCAGGCCGGCACAATCACGCCAATGCGCTGGCTGCCCTGGCCATGGGGCATCGCCTGGAGTTCCCGATGGCGGCCATGTGCCGAGTGCTGCGCCGCTTTTCCGGTCTGCCGCACCGCGGGGAGGTGATCGCCGAGGTTGATGGCGTGCGCTGGATCAACGACTCCAAGGGCACCAATGTCGGTGCCGCCCTTGCTGCCATAGCGGGCCTGGGACCGACCCTGGAGGGCAAGCTGATCCTGCTGGCAGGAGGCATGGGGAAAGGGGCCGACTTTGGCCCGCTGGCTGAACCCCTTGCCCGGTACGGCCGCGAAGCGATGCTCTTCGGCCTGGATGCCGAGCGTCTCGAAAAGGCGCTGCGGGGCAGCGTGAGTCTCACCCTGGTCGACGACCTTGAGGCGGCCATGGCCCGGGCGCAGGCAATCGCCGAGCCGGGAGACTGCGTACTGCTGTCGCCGGCCTGCGCCAGTCTCGATCAGTTCGCCAACTATCAGGAGCGCGGAGAAGTCTTTCGTCGCTGGGTCTGTCGCCTTGCCGCGGAGGCTTCCCTGTGA
- a CDS encoding peptidoglycan D,D-transpeptidase FtsI family protein gives MSADARGGVSPRRRPPSAPMGGARYYLILFLILVGMLLLAGRIVTLHVIDRSFLQGQGDARTLRTESLSAHRGMISDRNGEPLAISTPVVTLWANPQEVPEDRIQRLMLAQALNMSPDDLDARLERFSEREFMYLRRQLTPEAAQRVLGLRMAGVYAQHEYKRYYPAGEVTAQLLGVTNVDDFGQEGVELAYQPFLAGTPGQRRVIKDRRGRLVRDLAILREAQPGGELVLSIDQRLQYMAYRELKAAVAEHEADGGVVVMMDARTGEVLAMANQPSYNPNNRAGLDPRGLRNQAIVDVFEPGSVVKPLAMAAIMESGQFDLDIEVDTSPGWMMLDRFTIRDIRNYGRLDLAGILEKSSNIGMSKLVLELDEPLVPEVYRRLGFGQSTDTGFPGEAVGHMPAPVRWSRSQWAALSYGYGLSVSALQLASAYTALANGGVRMPPSILKLHESPAGTPAIDPGIAHDLLRIMEESVQPGTGGRRAAVPGYRVAGKTGTVRKTSASGYEQDAYRSLFAGVAPVSDPRIVTIVMIDHPRGGDFFGGAVAAPVFSRVTGGALRLLDVPPDQRIR, from the coding sequence CGCACGCTATTATCTGATTCTCTTCCTGATCCTGGTGGGCATGCTGCTTCTGGCGGGGCGTATCGTGACGTTGCACGTCATTGATCGTTCTTTCCTTCAAGGGCAGGGAGATGCCAGGACGCTGCGCACCGAATCTCTGAGTGCCCATCGGGGCATGATCAGCGACCGTAACGGCGAGCCGCTGGCCATCTCGACGCCGGTTGTGACCCTGTGGGCCAACCCTCAGGAGGTGCCCGAGGATCGTATCCAGCGGCTGATGCTTGCCCAGGCGCTCAACATGTCCCCGGACGACCTCGATGCACGTCTCGAGCGGTTCAGTGAGCGTGAGTTCATGTACCTGCGGCGACAGCTGACCCCGGAGGCAGCCCAGCGCGTATTAGGCCTTCGTATGGCCGGGGTCTATGCCCAGCATGAGTACAAGCGCTACTACCCGGCTGGCGAGGTGACCGCTCAACTGCTGGGCGTTACCAATGTCGACGACTTTGGGCAGGAGGGTGTGGAGCTCGCCTATCAGCCATTTCTGGCCGGTACGCCGGGGCAGCGGCGGGTGATCAAGGACCGCCGTGGCCGGCTGGTGCGCGACCTGGCCATCCTGCGCGAGGCACAGCCCGGGGGCGAGCTGGTGCTCTCCATCGACCAGCGACTGCAATACATGGCTTATCGTGAACTCAAGGCCGCGGTGGCCGAGCACGAGGCCGATGGCGGCGTCGTGGTCATGATGGATGCCCGCACCGGGGAGGTGCTGGCCATGGCCAATCAGCCCTCCTATAACCCTAACAACCGCGCTGGCCTCGACCCGCGTGGGCTGCGTAACCAGGCCATTGTCGATGTCTTCGAGCCAGGCTCGGTGGTGAAGCCGCTGGCCATGGCGGCGATCATGGAGAGTGGGCAGTTCGATCTGGACATCGAGGTTGATACCTCGCCTGGCTGGATGATGCTGGACCGCTTCACCATTCGCGATATTCGTAATTATGGCCGATTGGACCTGGCCGGTATCCTCGAGAAGTCTTCGAATATCGGCATGTCGAAATTGGTGCTCGAGCTCGACGAGCCCCTTGTCCCCGAAGTGTATCGTCGCCTGGGCTTCGGCCAGAGTACCGATACGGGCTTTCCCGGCGAGGCCGTCGGCCACATGCCGGCACCGGTGCGCTGGTCTCGCAGCCAGTGGGCCGCGCTCTCCTATGGCTATGGCCTGTCGGTCTCCGCCCTACAGCTGGCCAGCGCTTATACGGCACTGGCCAATGGTGGGGTGCGCATGCCCCCCTCCATTCTCAAGCTGCATGAGAGTCCTGCCGGCACCCCGGCCATCGATCCGGGGATAGCTCATGACCTGTTGCGCATCATGGAGGAATCCGTGCAGCCGGGCACCGGTGGGCGCCGGGCGGCAGTGCCGGGCTATCGGGTGGCCGGCAAGACGGGCACGGTGCGCAAGACCTCGGCCAGCGGGTACGAGCAGGATGCCTACCGCAGCCTGTTCGCCGGCGTTGCACCGGTTTCCGACCCGCGAATCGTCACCATCGTCATGATCGACCACCCGCGTGGCGGCGACTTCTTTGGCGGTGCCGTAGCGGCTCCGGTATTCTCTCGTGTCACCGGCGGTGCGCTGAGGCTGCTCGATGTGCCGCCTGACCAGCGCATACGATGA
- the ftsW gene encoding putative lipid II flippase FtsW, with translation MTRFARLRQQLSTQDQPFDGWLAFAAIALMLIGWVMVTSASTEVAAGLTGNPWYFSQRHALFVVLALVAAGFTLRSPLAWWRANGPFLLLVSIVLLVLVLFVGREVNGSRRWLSIPGIPFNLQVSEVAKLCLIAYMAGYLERFLPQVRRYWGAFLRPLLVMGIIAVLLILEPDYGAVVVMTACVMGMLLMAGAPWVRFVLILGAVGVLGFYVAIAEPYRLARLTSFSDPWADQFASGYQLTQALIAYGRGHWLGMGLGNSVQKLFYLPEAHTDFVFAVLAEELGLFGALGVVGLFALLIYRAMAVGRRAELAGMAFAAYLSYGIALVVGAQAFINIAVSTGMLPTKGLTLPLLSYGGSSLLISAMMVALLLRADIETRLAQRRAQPVVHREATVRRRALEAEGVGK, from the coding sequence GTGACCCGGTTCGCCAGACTTCGCCAGCAACTTTCCACTCAGGACCAGCCCTTCGATGGCTGGCTGGCGTTTGCCGCCATTGCACTGATGCTGATTGGCTGGGTGATGGTGACGTCGGCCTCCACGGAGGTGGCCGCCGGGTTGACCGGAAACCCGTGGTACTTCAGTCAGCGCCATGCGCTGTTCGTGGTTCTGGCTCTGGTGGCAGCCGGCTTTACGCTGCGCTCGCCGCTGGCCTGGTGGCGTGCCAACGGTCCCTTTCTGCTGCTGGTCAGTATTGTACTGCTGGTGCTGGTGCTCTTCGTCGGCCGCGAGGTCAACGGCAGCCGGCGCTGGCTCTCTATCCCGGGAATACCCTTCAACCTGCAGGTGTCGGAAGTCGCCAAGCTGTGCCTGATTGCCTACATGGCCGGCTACCTGGAGCGATTCCTGCCTCAGGTTCGACGTTACTGGGGTGCCTTCCTGCGGCCGCTGCTGGTAATGGGCATCATTGCCGTGCTGCTGATTCTCGAGCCTGACTATGGTGCCGTAGTGGTCATGACCGCCTGCGTCATGGGTATGCTGCTGATGGCCGGAGCCCCTTGGGTCCGTTTCGTGCTGATCCTCGGCGCCGTCGGGGTGCTGGGCTTCTACGTCGCCATCGCCGAGCCCTATCGCCTGGCTCGCCTTACCAGTTTTTCCGATCCCTGGGCGGACCAGTTCGCCAGCGGTTACCAGTTGACCCAGGCACTCATCGCCTACGGCCGCGGGCACTGGCTGGGTATGGGGCTGGGCAACAGCGTACAGAAGCTCTTCTACCTGCCCGAGGCCCACACCGATTTCGTATTCGCCGTGCTGGCCGAGGAGCTGGGGCTGTTCGGTGCGCTCGGCGTGGTTGGGCTTTTTGCCCTGTTGATCTACCGCGCCATGGCCGTGGGGCGGCGTGCCGAACTCGCCGGCATGGCGTTTGCGGCCTACCTCAGCTACGGCATAGCGCTGGTGGTAGGCGCCCAGGCCTTTATCAATATTGCCGTCAGCACCGGCATGCTGCCCACCAAGGGCTTGACATTGCCCCTGTTGAGCTACGGCGGCTCGAGCCTGCTGATCAGCGCAATGATGGTGGCGCTGCTGCTGCGTGCCGATATCGAGACGCGATTGGCGCAGCGAAGGGCGCAGCCCGTGGTACATCGTGAGGCAACGGTCAGGCGCCGGGCGCTGGAAGCAGAGGGGGTCGGCAAGTGA
- a CDS encoding UDP-N-acetylmuramoyl-L-alanyl-D-glutamate--2,6-diaminopimelate ligase, which translates to MEVSGSRFQAALKRCWPGLPIPDVVPGEPVRLVLDSRRLSQGDIFVAVPGVSVDGRAFLADALAAGAGWVLYHTEPEEALPDSAQEQRVLALPFLRQRLGELGHELFAVPEGLELIGVTGTNGKSSVTHYLAELSAAVGRDAGVVGTLGHGRPAALVEAELTTPGPLDLQESLGSMARDGINRIAMEVSSHALEQGRLDGSQLAAAVFTNLSRDHLDYHGSMAAYAAAKARLFRRPELSLAVVNADDPLARLMLAGVAPGVRVLAVGDDTAATLRVLDWKPSGHGQLALVATPEGEMALELPLMGRFNMDNVLLAIATLYGLGESLPALFEAATRLVPVPGRMQAVRRPGCPTVIVDYAHTPDALENALIALRHHLPGEGQLWCLFGCGGDRDGGKRPLMAKAAERHADRLVVTDDNPRSEDSAAIRDQVLEGLSADTRRQAWSIAGRGEAIDRALAEAGIEDVILIAGKGHEKYQEIDGIRHDFCDTRRAETALRRRGGDSDA; encoded by the coding sequence ATGGAGGTGAGTGGTTCCCGTTTTCAGGCTGCGCTCAAGCGATGCTGGCCCGGCCTGCCGATCCCCGACGTTGTACCGGGCGAACCGGTTCGGCTGGTGCTCGACAGCCGCCGCCTGTCACAGGGAGATATCTTCGTTGCCGTGCCGGGCGTCAGCGTGGATGGACGCGCCTTCCTTGCCGACGCTCTGGCCGCCGGCGCCGGCTGGGTGCTCTACCATACCGAGCCAGAAGAGGCCTTGCCCGACTCTGCCCAGGAGCAGCGCGTGCTGGCCTTGCCCTTCCTGAGGCAGCGCCTGGGCGAGCTGGGCCATGAGCTCTTCGCGGTCCCGGAAGGACTCGAGCTGATTGGTGTCACTGGTACCAACGGCAAGAGCTCGGTAACACACTATCTGGCCGAGCTGAGTGCTGCGGTGGGGCGGGATGCCGGGGTCGTGGGCACTCTGGGTCACGGCCGACCTGCCGCGCTGGTAGAGGCCGAGCTGACCACCCCCGGGCCACTGGACCTGCAGGAATCGCTGGGGAGCATGGCACGGGACGGCATCAACCGCATCGCCATGGAGGTCTCCTCCCATGCCCTGGAGCAGGGGCGGCTGGATGGGAGCCAACTGGCGGCGGCGGTCTTTACCAACCTGAGTCGTGATCATCTCGACTATCACGGCAGCATGGCGGCCTACGCGGCAGCCAAGGCACGGCTGTTCCGGCGCCCCGAGCTGTCGCTTGCCGTGGTCAATGCCGACGACCCCCTGGCACGCCTGATGCTGGCCGGCGTGGCGCCGGGAGTGCGGGTCCTGGCCGTGGGCGACGATACCGCAGCGACGCTGCGGGTGCTGGACTGGAAGCCCTCCGGGCATGGTCAGCTGGCGCTGGTGGCCACGCCCGAGGGGGAGATGGCCCTGGAGCTGCCGCTGATGGGTCGCTTCAACATGGACAACGTGCTGCTGGCCATTGCCACGCTCTACGGTCTGGGCGAGTCGCTGCCAGCGCTGTTCGAAGCGGCGACACGACTGGTGCCGGTGCCGGGGCGAATGCAGGCGGTGCGTCGGCCCGGCTGCCCCACGGTGATCGTCGACTACGCACACACGCCGGATGCCCTGGAAAATGCTCTGATTGCCCTGCGCCACCACCTCCCCGGCGAGGGGCAACTCTGGTGCCTGTTCGGCTGTGGCGGCGATCGGGACGGTGGCAAGCGGCCGCTGATGGCAAAGGCCGCCGAGCGCCATGCGGATCGGCTGGTGGTAACCGACGACAACCCCCGCAGCGAGGACTCTGCTGCCATTCGCGACCAGGTGCTGGAGGGCCTGTCGGCCGATACTCGCCGACAGGCCTGGTCCATCGCCGGGCGTGGCGAAGCCATCGACCGGGCGCTGGCCGAGGCCGGCATCGAAGATGTGATATTGATAGCCGGCAAGGGCCATGAAAAGTATCAGGAGATCGACGGCATTCGCCACGACTTCTGCGATACGCGGCGGGCCGAGACGGCGCTGCGGCGGCGTGGGGGCGACAGCGATGCCTAG
- the murG gene encoding undecaprenyldiphospho-muramoylpentapeptide beta-N-acetylglucosaminyltransferase, with protein MTKPRRVLIMAGGTGGHVIPALSLAKGLQEKGVEVHWLGSPRGIENRLVPAADIPLNRISVAGLRGNGVVGWLLAPFNLTRSIWQAGRILSRLDPQLVVGLGGFASGPGGLAAWLTRRPLIIHEQNAVAGLTNRALARLSKRVYSAFDAAFPGRAEVIGNPVRADIAALGAAPRGADTMTGRPLRLLVVGGSLGALALNQRVPEGLARLPEAQRPVVRHQAGRDKVTATREAYARQGVEAEVSDFIDDMAAAYDWADLVVCRAGALTVSELAAAAKPALFVPLPHAVDDHQTANARALVAAGAAELLPQHDMTAVSLAERLMTLLQPDILATMAHRSRACAYLDAVERLVAGCMETALER; from the coding sequence ATGACGAAGCCAAGGCGAGTTTTGATCATGGCAGGGGGCACCGGAGGGCACGTCATACCCGCCCTGTCACTGGCAAAAGGGCTGCAGGAGAAGGGCGTGGAGGTCCACTGGCTGGGTAGCCCTCGCGGAATCGAGAACCGTCTGGTGCCTGCAGCCGATATCCCTCTGAACCGGATTTCGGTGGCCGGGCTGCGCGGCAATGGTGTGGTCGGCTGGCTGCTGGCCCCCTTCAACCTCACCCGTTCCATATGGCAGGCTGGCCGTATCCTGAGTCGGCTCGATCCGCAACTGGTGGTAGGACTCGGTGGTTTTGCCAGCGGCCCTGGCGGTTTAGCCGCCTGGCTGACGCGACGACCGTTGATCATCCATGAGCAGAATGCCGTGGCGGGATTGACCAATAGAGCCTTGGCACGGTTGTCGAAACGGGTTTATTCCGCCTTCGATGCGGCATTCCCCGGTCGTGCCGAGGTAATCGGAAACCCGGTGCGTGCGGACATCGCCGCCCTGGGCGCGGCCCCACGGGGTGCCGATACGATGACTGGGCGGCCCCTGCGGCTGCTGGTGGTCGGCGGTTCGCTGGGAGCGCTGGCGCTGAACCAGCGGGTACCCGAGGGCCTGGCCCGACTGCCTGAGGCCCAGCGACCCGTGGTGCGACACCAGGCCGGCCGCGACAAGGTGACGGCCACCCGGGAGGCGTATGCCAGGCAGGGAGTGGAGGCCGAGGTGAGCGACTTCATCGATGACATGGCGGCGGCCTACGACTGGGCCGATCTGGTGGTATGTCGTGCAGGGGCTTTGACCGTATCCGAGCTGGCGGCCGCCGCCAAGCCGGCGCTGTTCGTGCCATTGCCTCATGCGGTCGATGACCATCAGACCGCCAATGCTCGTGCCCTGGTCGCAGCAGGGGCGGCCGAACTGTTGCCGCAACACGACATGACGGCAGTGTCTCTCGCCGAGCGCCTGATGACACTGCTGCAACCCGATATCCTGGCCACCATGGCGCATCGCTCCCGGGCATGTGCATATCTCGATGCCGTCGAGCGACTGGTGGCCGGTTGCATGGAGACAGCACTTGAGCGATAG
- the murC gene encoding UDP-N-acetylmuramate--L-alanine ligase, with product MRRIRRIHFVGIGGAGMCGIAEVLANQGYQVSGSDLKASPVVERLRELGIQVAIGHAAENVMSADVVVVSTAVDESNPEILWAHEHRLPVVRRAEMLAELMRFRHGIAVAGTHGKTTTTSLTATLLGEGGLDPTFVIGGRLTSAGTNARLGEGDYLVAEADESDASFLHLQPMVSIVTNIDADHMSTYGGDFERLKSTFIEFLHNLPFYGLAILCIDDEHVRGMLDRVHRQFVTYGFSEEADYRIVDFAQEGGEVRFTALRPDGLAPLAVRLAMPGRHNALNALAAIVVATDAGVDDGAILRGLAGFAGVGRRFQVHGHFAPPCGEGEVMLVDDYGHHPREVEMVIRAVRAGWPKRRLVMVYQPHRYTRTRDLYEDFVKVLSGVDTLLLLDVYSAGEAPIPGADGRTLAGSLRQRGGLDPIFVQHKSELPELLARGLRPGDILITQGAGDVGGIALGLATSGLKLDEVSL from the coding sequence ATGCGCCGTATCCGACGCATCCATTTCGTGGGCATTGGTGGTGCCGGCATGTGCGGCATTGCCGAAGTGCTTGCCAACCAGGGCTACCAGGTCAGCGGCAGCGATCTCAAGGCCTCGCCGGTGGTGGAAAGGCTGCGGGAGCTGGGCATCCAGGTCGCCATTGGTCACGCCGCCGAGAACGTGATGAGCGCCGACGTGGTGGTGGTCTCCACCGCGGTGGACGAGTCCAACCCCGAGATCCTGTGGGCCCATGAGCACCGTCTTCCCGTGGTACGGCGTGCCGAGATGCTGGCCGAGCTGATGCGCTTTCGACACGGCATCGCGGTTGCCGGGACCCATGGCAAGACCACGACCACCAGCCTCACGGCAACGCTGCTTGGCGAAGGAGGGCTGGACCCGACCTTCGTAATCGGCGGACGGCTGACCAGCGCCGGAACCAATGCCCGACTGGGGGAGGGGGACTATCTGGTGGCCGAGGCAGACGAATCCGATGCCTCATTTCTTCATCTTCAGCCGATGGTGTCGATCGTCACCAATATCGATGCTGACCATATGAGTACCTATGGTGGCGACTTCGAGCGTCTGAAGAGCACGTTCATCGAATTCCTGCACAACCTGCCCTTCTATGGGCTGGCCATCCTGTGTATCGATGATGAGCATGTGCGCGGGATGCTTGATCGGGTCCACCGCCAGTTTGTCACCTATGGCTTCAGCGAGGAGGCCGACTACCGTATCGTCGACTTCGCTCAGGAGGGTGGCGAGGTGCGTTTCACGGCACTGCGCCCCGATGGACTGGCCCCGTTGGCGGTTCGCCTGGCGATGCCGGGTCGTCACAATGCGCTCAATGCCCTGGCTGCCATTGTGGTGGCCACCGATGCCGGCGTCGACGACGGCGCCATCCTGCGGGGGCTGGCCGGCTTTGCCGGCGTGGGGCGTCGCTTCCAGGTTCATGGCCACTTTGCCCCGCCCTGCGGTGAGGGAGAGGTCATGCTGGTGGATGACTATGGGCATCATCCGCGGGAAGTGGAGATGGTCATACGTGCGGTTCGCGCAGGTTGGCCCAAGCGCCGCCTGGTAATGGTCTACCAGCCCCACCGTTATACCCGCACCCGTGATCTGTACGAGGATTTCGTCAAGGTGCTCAGTGGTGTCGACACGCTGCTGCTGCTGGATGTCTACAGTGCTGGAGAAGCCCCGATTCCCGGGGCCGATGGTCGAACACTGGCGGGATCGCTTCGTCAGCGAGGGGGCCTCGACCCGATCTTCGTGCAGCACAAGTCGGAGCTGCCCGAGCTGCTGGCGCGGGGGCTCCGCCCCGGGGATATCCTGATCACCCAGGGGGCCGGGGACGTGGGCGGCATCGCCCTGGGCCTGGCAACGAGTGGGCTCAAGCTCGATGAGGTGTCGCTATGA
- a CDS encoding UDP-N-acetylmuramoyl-tripeptide--D-alanyl-D-alanine ligase — MPRPGLATLAEVAGALGVAPPGEDRRLDDIVTDSRSPVPGALFVALRGERFDAHDFLAQAREAGAAAALVEASVNDPLPQLVVPDTRLALGLLGRARRRAWGGPLVAVTGNSGKTSVKEILSQLLGHPGETLATRGNLNNDIGAPLTLLALRASHRQAVVELGANHLGEIAWTTMLAQPQVAIITNVTGAHVGEFGGMGQIAQAKAEILAGLGDEGIAVLNRDDRYYPLWSRLAAPRTILDFGFSQLARVHAVELACDAMGRYAFTLVVDGRRCGRVQLALLGRHGVANVLAALAGAIALGHDPEPLLARLEAVMPMPGRLSAEPGINGCRLLDDTYNANPGAVKAALSLLAELPGPRWCLLGAMGELGAASDRLHAEVGRYARELGIDVLGTCGALAQPASSAFGEGGCHFNDRDALTRYVLSQLPPGASVLIKGSRSAGMERVVAALRADASR; from the coding sequence ATGCCTAGGCCCGGTCTGGCGACACTGGCGGAGGTGGCCGGAGCGCTCGGAGTGGCCCCTCCCGGGGAGGATCGGCGGCTGGATGACATCGTGACCGACTCGCGCAGTCCGGTTCCCGGTGCCCTGTTCGTGGCGCTTCGCGGCGAACGCTTCGACGCCCATGACTTCCTCGCCCAGGCGCGGGAAGCCGGGGCGGCGGCGGCGCTGGTCGAGGCGTCGGTGAACGATCCGCTGCCGCAGCTGGTGGTGCCGGATACCCGCCTGGCTCTGGGGTTGCTGGGGCGGGCTCGGCGCCGGGCCTGGGGTGGCCCGCTGGTGGCAGTGACAGGTAACAGCGGCAAGACCAGCGTCAAGGAGATTCTCTCTCAGCTGCTGGGCCACCCCGGCGAGACCCTGGCTACCCGTGGCAACCTCAACAACGATATCGGTGCGCCGCTCACGCTGCTTGCGCTGCGTGCCTCGCATCGCCAAGCGGTGGTGGAGCTCGGTGCGAATCATCTGGGCGAAATCGCCTGGACCACGATGCTCGCTCAGCCCCAGGTGGCGATCATCACCAACGTCACCGGCGCCCATGTGGGCGAGTTCGGCGGCATGGGGCAGATCGCCCAGGCCAAGGCGGAGATTCTCGCCGGTCTGGGCGACGAGGGCATCGCGGTACTCAACCGTGATGATCGCTACTACCCGCTTTGGTCTCGGCTTGCCGCTCCACGGACGATACTGGACTTCGGCTTCAGCCAATTGGCGCGGGTGCATGCCGTCGAGCTGGCCTGTGACGCCATGGGGCGCTATGCTTTCACGCTTGTCGTGGATGGGCGTCGATGCGGACGGGTCCAGCTCGCCCTGCTGGGGCGTCATGGCGTGGCCAATGTACTGGCGGCCTTGGCAGGTGCCATCGCGCTGGGGCACGACCCCGAGCCGCTGCTGGCCAGGCTGGAGGCCGTCATGCCCATGCCGGGGCGCCTGAGCGCGGAACCCGGCATCAACGGATGCCGGCTGCTCGACGATACTTATAATGCCAATCCAGGCGCGGTGAAGGCAGCCCTGTCGCTGCTGGCCGAGTTGCCGGGGCCGCGATGGTGTCTGCTGGGCGCCATGGGTGAGCTGGGGGCGGCGTCGGACCGACTGCATGCCGAAGTCGGCCGCTATGCGCGGGAACTGGGAATCGACGTGCTCGGCACCTGCGGAGCGCTGGCACAGCCAGCCAGCAGCGCCTTCGGAGAGGGTGGGTGCCATTTCAACGACCGCGACGCGCTGACGCGCTACGTCCTGAGTCAACTCCCCCCCGGGGCAAGCGTACTGATCAAGGGATCGCGCAGTGCCGGTATGGAACGGGTCGTGGCCGCACTTCGCGCTGACGCATCAAGGTGA
- the mraY gene encoding phospho-N-acetylmuramoyl-pentapeptide-transferase has translation MLLFLANFLAQYQSAFNVFSYLTLRMILGTMTALLLCLWLGPWMIRRLVERQIGQAVRDDGPQSHLSKAGTPTMGGAMILMAIAVSTLLWSDLTVHYVWIVLVVTLGFGAIGWVDDYRKVVEKNPRGLPARWKYLWQSVIGLIAALVLFYTAGNPVETSLIVPLFKDIVIPLGVFYIVLTYLVIVGSSNAVNLTDGLDGLAIMPTVMVAMGLAVFAYASGNAVFANYLQIPNIVGAGELAVFCATISGAGLGFLWFNTYPAQVFMGDVGALALGAALGVVAVIVRQEIVLFIMGGIFVMETVSVILQVASYKLTGRRIFRMAPLHHHYELKGWPEPRVIVRFWIITVVLVLIGLATLKIR, from the coding sequence ATGCTGCTTTTTCTGGCTAATTTCCTGGCGCAATACCAGAGCGCCTTCAATGTTTTCAGTTATCTCACCCTACGGATGATCCTGGGGACCATGACGGCCCTGCTGCTCTGTCTCTGGCTGGGGCCCTGGATGATACGTCGACTGGTCGAGCGTCAGATCGGACAGGCGGTGCGCGATGATGGCCCCCAGTCTCACCTGTCCAAGGCCGGCACGCCGACCATGGGCGGCGCCATGATTCTGATGGCCATCGCCGTCAGTACGCTGCTGTGGTCGGACCTGACCGTGCATTATGTCTGGATCGTGCTGGTGGTGACCCTGGGCTTCGGTGCCATTGGCTGGGTTGACGATTACCGTAAGGTAGTCGAGAAGAATCCCAGGGGGCTGCCGGCTCGCTGGAAGTATCTGTGGCAGTCGGTCATCGGCCTGATTGCCGCACTGGTGCTCTTTTATACCGCCGGCAATCCGGTGGAAACCAGCCTGATCGTACCGCTGTTCAAGGATATCGTGATCCCGCTGGGGGTCTTCTACATCGTGCTGACCTATCTGGTGATCGTCGGCAGCTCCAATGCGGTCAACCTCACCGATGGCCTGGATGGTCTGGCAATCATGCCCACCGTCATGGTGGCCATGGGCCTGGCGGTTTTTGCCTACGCCAGCGGCAACGCGGTGTTCGCCAACTACCTGCAGATTCCCAATATCGTCGGGGCCGGCGAGTTGGCGGTCTTCTGCGCCACCATTTCGGGTGCCGGCCTGGGCTTCCTGTGGTTCAACACCTATCCGGCCCAGGTCTTCATGGGAGACGTCGGCGCGCTGGCGCTGGGGGCGGCCCTCGGGGTGGTGGCAGTTATCGTGCGCCAGGAAATCGTGCTGTTCATCATGGGTGGCATCTTCGTCATGGAAACGGTATCGGTGATCCTCCAGGTGGCGTCGTACAAGCTGACTGGGCGTCGAATATTCCGTATGGCACCGCTTCATCATCACTACGAACTCAAGGGGTGGCCGGAGCCTCGTGTCATCGTACGCTTCTGGATCATCACCGTAGTGCTGGTGTTGATTGGCCTGGCCACCCTGAAGATTCGCTGA